In candidate division KSB1 bacterium, one genomic interval encodes:
- a CDS encoding aminotransferase class I/II-fold pyridoxal phosphate-dependent enzyme: MPAAFKCLETKLIHAGEPEPRINGAVSMPIFQSAMYEYAGETGYHDLKYIRLNNTPNHLALHKKLAALENAEDALVAASGMAAISTALLGVLSAGDHLLAQNTLYGGTHDLLTKDFAAFGLSYDFIDADDPASWKSKLRPNTKAIYVETMTNPLLQVADLKAVPPFAKAHGLVSLIDNTFASPVNFRPAEWGFDLSLHSCTKYLNGHSDLVAGAIIGRAGLIEKIRYKLNHLGGTLDPHACFLLHRGMKTLAVRMKYQNESALQIARFLEKHPAIAGVNYPGLESHPRHQRSRELFDGFSGMLSFEMKGGLEAAQRFLKSTTLPIIAPSLGGIETLLTRPATTSHAGMSPQDRRRVGITDGLIRMSVGIEATEDIIDDFERALKI, from the coding sequence ATGCCCGCAGCCTTCAAATGCCTCGAAACCAAACTGATTCACGCCGGCGAGCCGGAGCCGCGCATCAACGGCGCGGTGAGCATGCCGATTTTTCAATCTGCCATGTACGAATATGCCGGCGAGACCGGCTATCACGATCTCAAGTACATTCGCCTGAACAACACGCCGAATCATCTGGCTTTGCACAAAAAATTGGCGGCGTTGGAAAATGCCGAAGACGCGCTCGTTGCTGCGAGCGGCATGGCGGCGATTTCGACCGCGCTACTCGGCGTTCTTTCCGCCGGCGACCATTTGTTGGCGCAAAACACACTTTATGGCGGCACGCACGATTTGCTCACCAAAGATTTCGCGGCCTTCGGCCTGTCGTATGATTTCATCGACGCCGACGATCCGGCATCGTGGAAAAGCAAGCTGCGTCCCAACACCAAAGCGATTTATGTCGAAACCATGACGAATCCGCTGCTGCAAGTTGCCGATCTCAAAGCCGTGCCGCCATTTGCCAAAGCCCACGGCTTGGTTTCACTCATCGACAATACGTTCGCCAGCCCGGTCAACTTTCGCCCGGCGGAATGGGGCTTCGATCTTTCGCTGCACAGTTGCACGAAGTATTTGAACGGCCATTCCGATCTGGTCGCCGGCGCGATCATTGGCCGCGCCGGTCTCATCGAGAAAATCCGCTACAAGCTCAATCACCTTGGCGGTACGCTCGACCCGCATGCGTGTTTTCTGCTTCATCGCGGCATGAAAACCCTGGCGGTGCGCATGAAATATCAAAACGAAAGCGCATTGCAAATCGCACGCTTTCTCGAAAAACATCCGGCCATTGCCGGCGTCAATTACCCCGGCCTCGAAAGCCATCCGCGCCACCAACGCAGCCGCGAGCTGTTCGATGGCTTCAGCGGCATGTTGAGTTTTGAAATGAAAGGTGGGCTTGAGGCAGCTCAACGCTTCCTGAAAAGCACGACCCTGCCCATTATCGCGCCCAGTCTGGGCGGCATTGAAACACTGCTGACGCGGCCGGCAACGACTTCGCACGCCGGCATGTCGCCGCAAGATCGCCGGCGTGTGGGCATCACCGACGGCCTCATTCGCATGTCGGTCGGCATCGAGGCCACCGAAGATATTATTGATGATTTTGAGCGCGCTTTAAAAATTTAG
- a CDS encoding branched-chain amino acid transaminase — MALPNHAFFNGRIVPYSEAKVGVLTHGLNYGTGVFGGIRAYWNDEQQQLFIFRPHDHFRRFLESTKLLHMEFFHSETDLTKILIDLLRTENYKTDCYIRPIAFYCDEIIGVRLHDLTPALVMVALPFGKYVEKDEGSHVTFSSWRRVEDDVIPARGKITGSYINSAFAKTDAQRAGFDEAIMLNRDGHVCEGSAENIFVVRNGMIMTPPVSDNILEGINRQTVMTLLRDRLGMNVLERSIDRSEVYLAQEVFLTGTGAQITAVTRVDHRAIGTGQMGPITKKLREVFFEVVHGREEKYKHWCVPVYDSVVRL, encoded by the coding sequence ATGGCCCTGCCCAATCATGCGTTCTTCAATGGCCGCATCGTGCCGTATAGCGAAGCGAAAGTCGGCGTGCTCACCCACGGCTTGAATTACGGCACCGGCGTCTTTGGCGGCATCCGCGCCTACTGGAATGATGAGCAGCAACAACTTTTTATCTTTCGTCCGCACGATCACTTTCGCCGTTTTCTCGAGTCCACCAAGCTGCTGCACATGGAATTTTTCCATAGCGAAACCGACCTCACCAAAATCTTGATCGATTTGCTCCGCACCGAGAATTACAAAACCGATTGTTACATCCGTCCGATCGCCTTTTACTGCGACGAGATCATCGGCGTGCGGCTGCATGATTTGACGCCGGCGCTGGTGATGGTGGCGCTGCCGTTTGGCAAATACGTCGAAAAGGATGAAGGCTCGCACGTGACTTTTTCCTCCTGGCGGCGGGTGGAAGACGATGTGATTCCGGCGCGCGGCAAAATCACCGGTTCTTATATCAACTCGGCGTTTGCGAAAACCGACGCCCAACGCGCCGGTTTCGACGAGGCGATTATGCTCAACCGGGACGGCCACGTGTGCGAAGGCTCGGCGGAAAATATTTTTGTGGTGCGCAACGGTATGATCATGACTCCGCCGGTCTCCGACAACATTCTTGAAGGCATCAACCGCCAGACGGTGATGACGTTGCTTCGCGACAGGCTGGGCATGAACGTGTTGGAACGCTCGATCGACCGCAGCGAAGTATATCTGGCGCAAGAAGTTTTTTTGACCGGCACCGGCGCGCAAATCACCGCGGTGACGCGGGTCGATCATCGCGCCATTGGCACCGGACAAATGGGCCCGATCACCAAGAAACTCCGCGAAGTCTTCTTCGAGGTCGTGCACGGACGGGAGGAAAAATACAAGCATTGGTGCGTGCCGGTTTATGACAGCGTGGTGAGGTTGTGA
- a CDS encoding ATP-dependent Clp protease ATP-binding subunit yields the protein MKNNFSSRVQMVIQFSREEALRLGHDYIGTEHLLLGLIREGEGIAVEILRNLGTDLEEIKHAVEDAVKSTGETMTIGNIPFTKRAEKILKMAYVEAEKYKSDIIGTEHLLLALVKEKDGVAAQVLLNFDITYEAVREELENILRGTPSSKESNPQRSKTPALDHFGRDLTELARKNELDPIIGREREIERVAQILSRRKKNNPVLIGEPGVGKTAIAEGLALRIVERKVPRILHNKRVVTLDLGAIVAGTKYRGQFEERMKAIMNELMRAKDVILFIDELHTIVGAGGASGSLDASNMFKPALSRGELQCIGATTLNEYRQYIEKDGALERRFQKIMVDPPTAEETIQILKGLKDRYEEHHKVRYTDEAIQAAVKLSERYITDRFLPDKAIDVLDETGARVHLANIVVPKEITELEEEIKQIRKEKDVVIKNQEFERAAVLRDQEKRVNRKLDAAKRRWKETEEETIAAVGEEDIADVVAMMTGIPVQKVAQSETEKVLKMEEALKQRIIGQDEAIHLLCKAIQRTRAGLKDPNRPIGSFIFLGPTGVGKTQLAKELAKYLFEKEDALIRLDMSEYMEKFSVSRLTGAPPGYVGYEEGGQLTEKVRRHPYSVVLFDEIEKAHPDVFNILLQILDDGSLTDGLGRRVDFKNTILIMTSNAGAREIKKAGGFGFSTQESEIDYSKMQSKIMDEVKRLFNPEFLNRVDELVVFHNLAKEHMGQIIDIVVKEMLGKVSDRQIEIELAQDAKDFIIEKGFDPVYGARPLKRVIQKYIEDPIAEEMLKGKFSDGSMIKVLCEGNALTFIETGRKAVVKSEARKPASPPPPEPESVEN from the coding sequence ATGAAAAACAATTTCTCCAGTCGTGTGCAGATGGTCATCCAGTTTTCACGGGAAGAGGCGCTGCGGCTTGGCCATGATTATATCGGCACCGAGCATCTTCTGCTCGGGCTGATTCGCGAGGGGGAGGGCATCGCCGTGGAGATTCTCCGCAATCTCGGCACAGATTTGGAAGAAATCAAGCACGCGGTGGAAGACGCCGTGAAATCCACCGGTGAAACCATGACGATCGGCAACATCCCGTTTACAAAACGGGCGGAAAAAATCCTGAAGATGGCCTACGTCGAAGCCGAGAAATACAAATCCGACATCATCGGCACCGAGCATTTGCTGCTGGCGCTGGTCAAGGAGAAAGACGGCGTTGCCGCGCAAGTGCTGCTGAATTTTGACATCACCTACGAAGCGGTTCGCGAAGAGCTGGAAAATATTTTGCGGGGCACGCCCTCCAGCAAAGAGTCGAATCCGCAGCGCTCGAAAACGCCGGCGTTGGATCATTTCGGCCGCGATCTCACCGAGCTGGCGCGCAAAAACGAGCTGGATCCGATCATCGGCCGTGAAAGAGAAATCGAGCGCGTCGCGCAGATTTTGAGCCGGCGCAAAAAGAACAACCCGGTGTTGATCGGCGAGCCGGGCGTCGGCAAAACCGCCATCGCCGAAGGTCTGGCGTTGCGCATCGTCGAGCGCAAAGTGCCGCGAATTTTGCACAACAAGCGCGTCGTCACCCTCGATCTCGGCGCGATTGTCGCGGGCACGAAGTATCGCGGCCAGTTTGAAGAGCGCATGAAAGCGATCATGAATGAATTGATGCGCGCCAAGGACGTCATCCTTTTCATCGATGAGCTGCACACCATTGTCGGCGCCGGCGGCGCCAGCGGCTCGCTGGATGCCTCGAACATGTTCAAGCCCGCGCTTTCACGCGGCGAGTTGCAATGTATTGGCGCGACGACCCTCAACGAGTATCGCCAGTACATTGAAAAAGACGGCGCGCTCGAAAGGCGCTTCCAGAAAATCATGGTTGATCCGCCCACGGCTGAAGAAACCATCCAAATTCTCAAAGGCCTCAAAGATCGTTACGAAGAGCATCACAAAGTCCGTTACACCGATGAAGCCATTCAGGCGGCGGTCAAACTGTCCGAACGCTACATTACCGACCGCTTCCTGCCGGACAAGGCCATCGACGTGCTGGATGAAACCGGCGCGCGCGTGCATCTGGCCAACATCGTCGTGCCGAAGGAAATCACCGAGCTGGAAGAGGAGATCAAGCAGATTCGCAAAGAAAAAGACGTCGTCATCAAGAACCAGGAATTTGAGCGCGCCGCCGTCTTGCGCGATCAAGAGAAGCGGGTGAACCGCAAGCTCGATGCCGCCAAGCGGCGCTGGAAAGAGACGGAGGAGGAAACCATCGCCGCGGTCGGCGAGGAAGACATCGCAGACGTCGTGGCGATGATGACGGGCATCCCAGTTCAGAAAGTTGCGCAATCCGAAACCGAAAAGGTTCTCAAGATGGAGGAGGCGCTGAAGCAGCGCATCATCGGCCAGGATGAGGCGATTCATCTGCTGTGCAAAGCGATTCAACGCACGCGCGCCGGACTCAAGGATCCCAATCGTCCCATCGGCTCGTTCATTTTTCTTGGCCCGACCGGCGTGGGCAAAACCCAGCTCGCCAAAGAACTTGCCAAATATCTCTTTGAAAAGGAAGATGCCCTCATTCGTCTCGACATGTCCGAGTACATGGAGAAATTTTCAGTGTCGCGCTTGACCGGCGCGCCGCCGGGATATGTCGGCTACGAGGAGGGCGGCCAGCTTACCGAGAAAGTGCGCCGGCATCCGTATTCCGTTGTGCTCTTCGACGAAATCGAAAAGGCGCACCCCGACGTCTTCAACATTCTCCTGCAAATTCTCGACGACGGCAGCCTCACCGACGGCCTCGGACGCCGCGTCGATTTCAAGAACACCATTCTCATCATGACCTCGAACGCCGGCGCGCGCGAAATCAAGAAGGCCGGCGGCTTCGGATTTTCGACGCAGGAATCCGAAATCGATTATTCGAAGATGCAAAGCAAGATCATGGACGAGGTTAAGCGGCTGTTCAATCCGGAATTTTTGAATCGCGTCGACGAGCTGGTGGTGTTCCACAATTTGGCGAAGGAACACATGGGGCAGATCATCGACATCGTCGTCAAAGAGATGCTCGGCAAAGTTTCGGATCGCCAGATCGAGATCGAGTTGGCGCAGGATGCGAAGGATTTTATCATCGAAAAGGGCTTCGACCCGGTCTACGGCGCGCGGCCGTTGAAGCGCGTGATTCAGAAATATATCGAGGATCCCATCGCCGAAGAGATGCTGAAAGGCAAATTCAGCGACGGCAGCATGATCAAAGTGCTGTGCGAAGGCAACGCCCTCACCTTTATCGAAACCGGACGCAAAGCCGTGGTCAAGAGCGAGGCCAGAAAGCCGGCCAGCCCGCCGCCACCAGAGCCGGAATCGGTTGAAAACTGA
- a CDS encoding ATP-binding protein — protein MIISRAFIRAYKSVFELAFPLDPKITTLIGANESGKTNILRALQAFSPATPFDNSLTCQYSDYYYQGKSPEVALEFTQISKENRRSLLRFSEAFKDNESFLIRRDGPGLENYHLFINEAEVPLKDIDKLLLSLPKFLYFDSIPLLKSRATLQDLINGNEQFRTERNLLHIGGISNPEIIFEDNTRGRRASEEASRLITQQIRRVWSQEPTIEVKLNVNGNILYIDLSDGTTVFDTPESRSLGFRWYLSFYINFIAQTFEARANDYFFLIDEPGIHLHPAGQKDLAKIMEDLATKNQLIFTTHSPFMINREHPERVRLVSKDKDGTRVDSEAYRQNWKPLRSSIGLMVGDLFFFSERGVNAAAAPQKKFSFLRRPAKDAVVEK, from the coding sequence ATGATCATTTCCCGCGCTTTTATCCGCGCTTACAAATCCGTTTTCGAGCTGGCCTTTCCGCTGGATCCCAAAATCACCACGCTGATCGGCGCGAACGAAAGCGGCAAAACCAACATTTTACGCGCGCTGCAAGCCTTCTCACCGGCGACGCCGTTTGATAACAGCCTCACTTGCCAGTATTCCGATTACTACTATCAGGGAAAAAGCCCGGAAGTGGCGCTGGAGTTCACCCAAATTTCCAAGGAAAACCGGCGCAGTTTGCTGCGCTTCAGCGAAGCGTTCAAAGACAATGAAAGTTTTTTGATTCGACGCGATGGCCCCGGGCTGGAGAATTATCATCTTTTCATCAACGAAGCCGAGGTGCCGCTCAAGGACATCGACAAGCTGCTGCTCAGCCTGCCCAAATTTCTTTACTTTGATTCGATTCCGCTGTTGAAAAGCCGCGCGACGCTGCAGGATTTGATAAACGGCAACGAGCAGTTTCGCACCGAGCGGAATTTGCTGCACATCGGCGGCATCAGCAATCCCGAAATTATTTTCGAGGACAACACGCGCGGCCGGCGCGCCAGCGAGGAGGCCAGCCGGCTGATCACGCAGCAAATCCGCCGCGTCTGGTCGCAGGAGCCGACCATCGAGGTGAAGCTCAACGTCAATGGCAATATTCTCTACATCGATCTTTCCGACGGCACCACGGTTTTTGACACGCCGGAATCGCGCAGTCTGGGCTTTCGCTGGTATCTCTCCTTCTATATCAATTTCATTGCGCAGACGTTCGAGGCCCGCGCCAATGATTATTTCTTTTTGATCGACGAGCCGGGGATTCATTTGCATCCGGCCGGTCAAAAAGATTTGGCCAAAATCATGGAAGATTTGGCCACCAAAAACCAGCTTATCTTTACCACCCACTCGCCGTTCATGATCAATCGCGAGCATCCGGAGCGCGTGCGTCTCGTTTCAAAGGACAAGGACGGCACGCGCGTCGACAGCGAAGCCTATCGCCAAAACTGGAAGCCACTGCGCAGCTCGATCGGCTTGATGGTGGGCGACTTGTTCTTCTTCAGCGAGCGCGGTGTGAACGCGGCAGCAGCACCACAGAAAAAATTTTCCTTTCTCCGCCGCCCCGCGAAAGATGCTGTTGTGGAAAAATAA
- a CDS encoding P1 family peptidase gives MLNSLCDVPGVRLGHAQDENARTGCTVILPDRPAVAGVDVRGSAPGSREIEALKPVRLVQEIHGILLTGGSAFGLDAAGGVQKYLEERGIGYDVQVAKVPIVPAAVIFDLAVGDATVRPTAAMAYRACETASYTETRLGLVGVGCGATVGKIRGVQHGMFGGVGMASWKSGQLVVGALAVVNALGDVIDPKSGKIIAGAKNDDGSFLNTPQHLKANVLSPFKSWGNTTLAVVATNAAFKKEGVTKIAEMAQDGLAQVIRPAHTLFDGDMVFAFSVGDESAEVMAVGAIAAELVAQAIVQAVRVSNTST, from the coding sequence ATGTTGAATTCTCTTTGCGATGTTCCCGGCGTTCGTCTCGGCCATGCGCAGGATGAAAACGCCCGCACGGGCTGCACGGTGATTTTGCCGGATCGTCCCGCTGTAGCTGGCGTTGACGTGCGCGGCTCGGCGCCCGGCTCGCGCGAAATCGAGGCGCTCAAGCCGGTGCGGTTGGTGCAGGAGATTCACGGCATTTTACTCACCGGCGGCAGCGCCTTTGGCTTGGACGCGGCCGGTGGCGTGCAAAAATATCTCGAAGAACGCGGCATTGGCTACGATGTGCAAGTCGCCAAAGTTCCGATCGTGCCGGCGGCGGTGATTTTCGATTTAGCCGTCGGCGACGCCACAGTTCGCCCGACCGCTGCGATGGCTTATCGCGCCTGTGAAACTGCTTCGTACACGGAAACGCGCCTGGGACTCGTCGGCGTGGGCTGCGGCGCCACCGTCGGCAAAATTCGCGGTGTGCAGCACGGCATGTTCGGCGGCGTCGGCATGGCCTCGTGGAAAAGTGGCCAACTTGTGGTTGGCGCGCTGGCGGTCGTCAATGCGCTGGGAGACGTGATCGATCCGAAGAGCGGAAAAATTATCGCCGGCGCCAAAAATGATGACGGCAGTTTTTTAAACACGCCACAACATTTGAAAGCCAACGTGCTCTCTCCATTCAAAAGTTGGGGCAATACGACCCTCGCCGTCGTCGCCACCAATGCGGCATTCAAAAAAGAAGGCGTCACCAAAATTGCCGAGATGGCGCAGGATGGCTTGGCTCAGGTCATCCGCCCGGCGCACACGCTTTTTGACGGCGACATGGTTTTTGCGTTCAGTGTTGGCGACGAATCAGCCGAAGTCATGGCCGTCGGCGCAATTGCCGCGGAGCTGGTGGCACAGGCGATTGTGCAGGCGGTGAGGGTGAGTAATACTTCAACATAA
- a CDS encoding gamma carbonic anhydrase family protein: protein MIIPYNNLSPKIGKNVFIAPNATIMGDVEIGDDASIWFNTVIRGDVNYIRVGPQTNIQDLCMCHVTLNKWPLIIGEGVTIGHGVVVHGCVIKDYCLIGMGARILDGAQVGPHALVAAGAVVREGFVVPEYSLVAGVPAEVKRRLTDQEIENLTASTARYVGYKNTYLAAGVGHFSL from the coding sequence ATGATCATCCCCTACAACAACCTCTCCCCCAAAATCGGCAAAAACGTTTTCATCGCGCCGAACGCGACGATCATGGGCGACGTTGAAATCGGCGACGATGCCAGCATTTGGTTCAACACCGTCATTCGTGGCGATGTGAATTATATTCGCGTCGGCCCGCAGACGAACATTCAGGATTTGTGTATGTGCCACGTCACGCTCAACAAATGGCCGCTGATCATCGGCGAAGGCGTGACCATCGGACACGGCGTCGTGGTGCATGGCTGCGTGATCAAAGATTATTGTTTGATCGGCATGGGCGCGCGGATTCTTGACGGCGCGCAGGTGGGGCCGCATGCGTTGGTCGCGGCCGGCGCGGTGGTGCGCGAGGGTTTTGTTGTGCCGGAATATTCGCTGGTGGCCGGCGTGCCGGCTGAAGTCAAACGCCGGCTCACGGATCAGGAAATCGAAAATCTCACCGCCTCAACGGCGCGGTATGTCGGTTATAAAAATACCTACCTCGCGGCGGGGGTGGGGCATTTCTCGCTTTGA
- a CDS encoding retropepsin-like domain-containing protein, with the protein MSIISKEIKLAGHKGNIKLEALFDSGSTFSCVPPAIAEKLGTVIPAVEPIELEIAEKGKKLRVDSKVNLDFWINGYRFSDEFLVVPNLSEEAIIGAKTLQAWRIKLDFENDDLIIDPKAARLRL; encoded by the coding sequence ATGTCGATTATATCAAAAGAAATCAAACTTGCCGGACATAAAGGCAACATCAAACTCGAGGCCTTGTTTGATAGTGGTTCCACTTTCTCCTGTGTTCCGCCGGCAATCGCTGAAAAATTGGGCACGGTTATTCCCGCTGTGGAGCCGATAGAATTGGAAATCGCGGAGAAGGGAAAAAAATTGCGCGTTGATTCGAAAGTCAATCTGGATTTTTGGATTAATGGCTACCGCTTTTCCGATGAGTTTCTCGTGGTTCCCAATCTTTCCGAGGAAGCCATTATCGGCGCCAAAACTTTGCAAGCCTGGCGAATCAAGCTCGACTTCGAGAATGACGATCTGATCATTGATCCGAAGGCGGCACGCCTGCGGTTGTAA
- a CDS encoding TonB family protein, producing MTKTAPKSAPRPKASGSFLDLAARQPSRRFSAAITGSLLFHILALSAWWSTSLINPPEILEIREISFVDENEQPPVEDDEPFVPIGNGKSKILDAPGASGDDDAAPVKNEEMFSGNTYAETQNGAINAERSDREVNVNKIGVLGLLDGVAENGEAGNELALNMQAADGAVQNLKMNRSLTVGKGNNPRGEEVDGALAAMSRDGKGINELLAIDANAGVALKKGTRVQFAGFGGTGGNGGAYGARSEASLYAVLNMNIGRLQYIYEKYLRQNPRIGGKVEVEIIIRSDGSVAKVSFLSSEIPLQAFLDELAAAIKRWRYDPIDEGRVRVVYPLVFIKVG from the coding sequence ATGACGAAAACAGCGCCGAAATCTGCGCCACGCCCCAAAGCAAGCGGCTCTTTTTTGGATCTGGCGGCGCGGCAGCCCTCACGTCGTTTTAGCGCGGCGATCACCGGATCGCTGCTTTTTCATATTTTGGCGCTCAGCGCGTGGTGGTCGACATCGTTGATCAACCCGCCGGAGATTTTGGAAATTCGTGAAATCAGTTTCGTCGATGAAAACGAACAACCGCCGGTGGAAGATGACGAGCCGTTTGTCCCCATCGGCAACGGCAAATCGAAAATCCTGGACGCCCCGGGCGCCAGCGGCGACGACGATGCGGCGCCGGTAAAGAACGAAGAAATGTTTTCGGGCAACACCTATGCGGAAACGCAAAACGGCGCCATCAATGCGGAGCGCAGCGACCGCGAAGTGAATGTCAACAAGATCGGCGTGCTGGGATTGCTCGATGGTGTGGCGGAAAACGGCGAGGCCGGCAACGAGTTGGCGTTGAACATGCAGGCCGCCGACGGCGCGGTGCAGAATTTGAAAATGAATCGTTCGCTCACCGTTGGCAAGGGCAATAATCCCCGAGGCGAGGAAGTGGACGGCGCGCTTGCAGCCATGAGCCGCGACGGCAAGGGAATCAACGAGCTGCTGGCAATTGATGCGAATGCAGGCGTGGCGCTGAAAAAAGGAACACGCGTGCAATTTGCCGGCTTTGGCGGAACCGGCGGCAACGGCGGAGCGTACGGCGCGCGCTCGGAGGCCTCGCTGTATGCGGTTTTGAACATGAATATCGGCCGCCTGCAATACATTTACGAAAAATATCTGCGCCAAAACCCCCGCATCGGCGGCAAAGTCGAGGTCGAAATCATCATTCGCTCCGATGGCAGCGTGGCGAAAGTAAGTTTTCTTTCCTCGGAAATTCCCCTCCAGGCTTTTTTGGACGAGCTTGCCGCGGCGATCAAACGCTGGCGCTATGACCCCATCGACGAAGGCAGGGTTCGCGTCGTCTACCCGCTGGTGTTTATCAAGGTGGGGTGA
- a CDS encoding biopolymer transporter ExbD: MQAGNSPGNIISNMQLAPLVDISLVLVIIFMVTAPILDAPGSLQVDLPKAATIEADSQDNLTITLTAAGEIALNERTLSLAELEAPLREKVTKYPNRLVLIRADKAVRHRQVLELLGIAKKSGAKKIAIATVQRPRE, from the coding sequence ATGCAAGCCGGCAACTCGCCTGGAAACATCATCAGCAACATGCAGCTCGCGCCGCTGGTGGATATTTCACTGGTGTTGGTGATCATTTTCATGGTCACGGCGCCGATTTTGGACGCCCCGGGCTCCCTCCAGGTCGATTTGCCCAAAGCCGCGACCATCGAAGCTGATTCTCAAGATAATCTTACCATCACCCTCACGGCGGCTGGAGAAATTGCCTTAAACGAAAGAACGCTGTCCCTAGCAGAACTGGAAGCGCCGTTGCGCGAGAAAGTCACGAAGTATCCCAACCGTCTCGTTCTAATTCGCGCCGATAAAGCAGTGAGACATCGGCAAGTTTTGGAATTGCTGGGGATTGCGAAGAAAAGCGGTGCCAAAAAAATCGCCATCGCGACCGTGCAACGGCCACGCGAGTAA
- a CDS encoding biopolymer transporter ExbD, producing the protein MKSKFQDSETGLTEINLTSLIDVALVLVVIFMVMTPMILQSTVTVSTPNLNNAAAGEKQTELRAEVYLKSSGEMLINGVTVAPKVMPDSLRALLQKTQNKLVVVSADEEVIHDRVVATLDAARQAGAKQLSIVKRRRSGK; encoded by the coding sequence ATGAAAAGCAAATTTCAAGATTCGGAGACCGGCCTCACGGAAATTAATTTGACTTCGTTGATCGACGTCGCCCTCGTGCTGGTGGTGATTTTCATGGTCATGACGCCGATGATCTTGCAATCCACCGTCACGGTGTCGACGCCGAACCTCAACAATGCCGCCGCCGGCGAGAAGCAAACCGAATTGCGGGCGGAAGTTTATTTGAAAAGCAGTGGCGAAATGTTGATCAACGGCGTGACAGTCGCACCGAAGGTAATGCCGGATAGCCTGCGCGCGCTCTTGCAGAAAACTCAAAATAAGCTTGTCGTCGTCAGCGCCGATGAGGAAGTGATTCACGACCGAGTGGTGGCGACGCTGGATGCCGCGCGACAGGCCGGCGCGAAGCAATTGTCGATTGTGAAGCGGCGCCGTTCCGGTAAATAG
- a CDS encoding MotA/TolQ/ExbB proton channel family protein, protein MELNFWETVRTSPSFIILFLCSLVTITFIIERWLYFRRTRINAELFIHTLNKKVREGGAKAGIEFCQRSTAPLAAVVRLGLQNFSLGAKNVTELMDAAALEEKMKLERYLSVLGTLGNIAPFIGLLGTVVGIIRAFRDLAVSGSGGPSVVSAGIAEALITTAAGLVVAIPAVVAYNYFLRRVGTVMMEIEAASKKLRVILGIAQ, encoded by the coding sequence ATGGAGTTGAATTTTTGGGAGACGGTACGCACCAGCCCGTCGTTTATCATTCTTTTTCTCTGTTCGCTGGTTACGATCACCTTCATCATTGAGCGTTGGTTGTATTTTCGGCGGACGCGCATCAACGCCGAGTTGTTCATTCACACGTTGAACAAAAAGGTGCGTGAAGGCGGCGCCAAGGCCGGCATCGAATTTTGCCAGCGCTCGACCGCGCCGCTGGCGGCCGTCGTGCGCCTGGGCCTGCAAAATTTTTCTCTCGGCGCCAAGAACGTGACGGAATTGATGGACGCCGCGGCGCTGGAAGAAAAAATGAAATTGGAGCGCTATTTGAGCGTGTTGGGAACGCTGGGCAACATCGCGCCGTTCATCGGACTGTTGGGCACCGTTGTCGGCATCATCCGCGCCTTTCGCGATCTCGCGGTTTCCGGCTCCGGCGGCCCCTCGGTGGTTTCCGCCGGCATTGCCGAGGCGCTCATTACCACCGCCGCCGGTTTGGTGGTGGCGATTCCCGCTGTGGTCGCCTATAACTATTTTTTGCGCCGGGTCGGAACGGTGATGATGGAAATCGAAGCCGCGTCGAAAAAACTGCGGGTGATTTTGGGAATTGCACAATAA